GTGTTTATCTGTGGTTAAACTGACTGCAAGATGAACCCCGTCACCCAAAGCCTGCTCAGACAGCTCAACGATCCACAGTTGCATGCATTCGCGGCAGACTGGGACCTGTTGACCGCGCTGGTGATCGAGATCTACCAGCAGAAGTCGCTCACCGTGGCGCAGCAGGCGCGCTTCTTTGAAGCCCAAGCACGGCTGCAAAGCAGCTATGCCGCCCTGGCGGCTGAGCTGGAGCCGCACTGGCGTGCCGCCCGCGTCAAAGGCGATCTGGTGGTGGGCGATCCCTTCCGCGCCATCATCGACAAGCCCTCCGCCAAGGAATTCGTTGAAAATTGGGATGCGCTGCGCGCCCTGCCCGCGGCACGCGAAGCCTTGAACAATTTGCTAATGAGCAAGCTAGAAACACAAGGATGAGGGGCGCCCGCCGCGCTCAGCGTTACACAAATCGCAATAACACAAAAAGCCAGGCGCATGCGGTGCGCCTGGCTTTTTTATCTATTTGCGGATCGTTACGAACGATCAGTCACCAAACTTGATGCCCTGCGCCAGCGGCAGTTCCTTGCCCCAATTTATTGTATTCGTCTGGCGGCGCATGTAGGCGCGCCAGGCATCCGAGCCGCTTTCGCGCCCGCCGCCGGTTTCCTTCTCTCCGCCGAAGGCACCGCCGATCTCGGCACCGGAGGTGCCGATGTTGACGTTGGCAATGCCGCAGTCGCTGCCGCCCGCCGAGAGGAAGCGCTCCATCGTCTGCATACTATCGGTGAAGATAGCGCTGCTCAGCCCCTGCGGCACATCGTTGTGCATGCGCAGCGCCTCATCCACGGTTTCATAGTCGAGGATATACAGGATCGGTGCGAAGGTTTCCTCCAGCACTACGCCGGTTTGCGCCGGCATGCGCACGATCGTGGGCTGCACGAAGTTACCCGGCCCATCAATGCGCTTGCCGCCGGTGAGCACCTGGCCGCCTTCGTTCTGCGCACGCGCCAGTGCATCTTCCATCTTCTCCACGGCCACCTCGGTGACCAGTGGGCCCATCAACGTGTCTTCTTCCAACGGGTTGCCGATGTTCACCTGGCCATACGCCTTCACCAGGCGTTCGGTCAGCGCGTCCACCACGCTCTTGTGGGCAATGATGCGGCGCGTGCTCGTGCAACGCTGCCCCGCCGTACCCACTGCGCCGAACAAAATCCCGCGCACGGCCAGATCCAAATTGGCATCCTCCGCCACAATGATGGCATTGTTGCCGCCCAACTCCAGCAGGGTCTTGCCAAAGCGCCCGGCCACCGTCTGATTGACGTGGCGGCCCACCTTGGTGGAGCCCGTGAACGAGATCAGCGGCAGGCGCGGATCATTGATCATGCGCTCACCCACTTCCTGGCCGGTGCCGACCACCAGGCTGAAAATCGCCTGCAGGCCATGGTCGGCCATGACGCGGTTGCAAATGTGCTGCATGGCAATCGCGCTGAGCGGCGCCAGTTCCGAGGGCTTCCAGATCACCGTATCGCCGCACACGCTGGCCAGCGTAGAGTTCCACGACCAGACCGCGATGGGGAAGTTGAACGCCGAGATCACGC
The DNA window shown above is from Anaerolineales bacterium and carries:
- a CDS encoding aldehyde dehydrogenase family protein: MKSLLQKLNIQDINPGASYGSDHWIEDKNGAELISYNPATGEPIAKIIQATQASYDQVVGASQAAFESWRNVPAPKRGQLVRDLGEAVRELKEPLGELVSLEMGKIRAEGLGEVQEMIDICEFALGLSRQLYGLTMHSERPSHRMYEQWHPLGPVGVISAFNFPIAVWSWNSTLASVCGDTVIWKPSELAPLSAIAMQHICNRVMADHGLQAIFSLVVGTGQEVGERMINDPRLPLISFTGSTKVGRHVNQTVAGRFGKTLLELGGNNAIIVAEDANLDLAVRGILFGAVGTAGQRCTSTRRIIAHKSVVDALTERLVKAYGQVNIGNPLEEDTLMGPLVTEVAVEKMEDALARAQNEGGQVLTGGKRIDGPGNFVQPTIVRMPAQTGVVLEETFAPILYILDYETVDEALRMHNDVPQGLSSAIFTDSMQTMERFLSAGGSDCGIANVNIGTSGAEIGGAFGGEKETGGGRESGSDAWRAYMRRQTNTINWGKELPLAQGIKFGD